A genomic segment from Candidatus Binatia bacterium encodes:
- a CDS encoding NADH-quinone oxidoreductase subunit A yields MNPYAPVAIYLCVAVAGAVFFTLLPGLLGRGKPNPHKSEAYECGVEPTSPVAGRFPVRFYLIAMLFVVFDVEAASFYPWAVKMHALRVFGLLEMAIFIVVLAIGYAYVWKKGGFVWR; encoded by the coding sequence ATGAACCCGTACGCTCCCGTCGCGATCTACCTCTGTGTCGCCGTGGCCGGTGCGGTGTTCTTCACCCTCCTGCCGGGCCTCTTGGGCCGGGGAAAACCCAACCCCCATAAGAGCGAAGCCTACGAGTGCGGCGTCGAGCCGACCTCGCCGGTAGCCGGGCGCTTCCCCGTGCGCTTCTACCTCATCGCGATGCTCTTCGTCGTCTTCGACGTCGAGGCGGCCTCGTTCTATCCGTGGGCGGTCAAGATGCACGCCCTGCGGGTCTTCGGGCTGCTCGAGATGGCGATTTTTATTGTCGTTCTCGCGATCGGTTACGCGTACGTGTGGAAGAAGGGCGGCTTCGTATGGCGGTAA